The sequence below is a genomic window from Paenibacillus sp. DCT19.
CCAACAGGTACGGTTGTTGTAAATGATGGTAGTGCTTTTACAAATGACTCAAACGTATACGTTGATATAACACCAACAGCAGGCGTGACGGATATCGTGAGCATTCGCTACACGCTTAACGGATTACCTCCAACGACTATAGCGTATACAAATAGCTTTACTATTAACGTAGGAAGCTCGGATGGAGAAAAAGCTATTACAGTAGAGTTAATTGATGAAGCAGGACGCGTATCTCCACTATATAGCACAACGGTAACGCTGGATACGATCCCCCTGTTGTCAGCGGTGTAGCGGAAGGAGGAAGTTACACTTCCTCACAAACCATTACATTTAACGAAGGTACTGCAACACTAAATGGTGGTTCTTTTGTGAGTGGAACGACTGTGGATACTGATGGTTCCTATGTACTCGTGGTTACGGATAGCGCCGGTAACTCAACTACCATAACATTTATTATCAATAAACCAGCTCCAAATAGATATAGCGTTAAATACGAGGGAAACGGTGCTACTGGAGGACAAGAACCAGTCGATAGTCAATCTTATGAGAACGGACATACCGTTACAGTATCTGATAATAGTGGAAATTTAGTGAGGACTGGATTTACGTTTGATGGTTGGAATACATCAGCAGATGGCAGTGGGGTAAGTTATCTGGCAAATCACACGTTCAATATTAATGCCTCAGATGTCACGCTGTATGCTCTGTGGAAGGTAAATTCTTATACATTATCATTTCAATCAAATGGAGGCGCTGTTGTCCCGACTCAGAATATATCATACAACGTAACAGCAACAGCACCGACCGCACCAACTAAACCAGGTTATACATTTGGTGGCTGGTTTAAAGAGACAGCCCTCATTAACCAGTGGAATTTTACGAGAGATGTAATTACAGCGAATATGACGTTGTATGCGAAATGGATTCAAAATAACTCTTCTGAAAATAATGGAGGAGGAAGTTCTCCAACGCCTCCCCAGCGATTCATAGTATCTTTTGAAACGAACGGAGGGAACGGGTTAAATAATCTGTCTGTCGTGTATGATACACGGTTAGCCGAACTACCAACTCCTACTAAAGAAGGTTATACATTTGGCGGATGGTATCATGATATGGCGCTGACCAACACGTGGGACATCACTAAGGATCGAGTGACCAAAGATGCTACATTGTATGCAAAATGGATCGCAAACACAGTATCGGTACCTGCAGCCAATCCGCAATCAACCCCAGAAGAACCAAAACCTGAACGACCTGTTGTTGCTTTTGACGACCTTTCAGGACATTGGGCAAAAGAAATGATTGAGGAATTAGCCAGTCAAGGGATAATTACAGGCTATCCCGACGGTTCTTTTTATCCCAATGAAAGCATCAAGCGCCATCACATGGCTCTAATATTCATACGTGCTTTCGAGTTTGAGCCAAAACGTGAGGCAGTTTCATTTTCTGACGTATCACCAAGTCATCCTTACTATGAAGCCGTTATGTCACTACAGCAAGCAGGAATAGTCGATGGATCAAATGGGGATTTTCAGCCCAATCATTCGCTGACTCGTGCACAGATGGCTAAAATTTTGACACTGGCTCTTGAGATAGAACCAGGTGGAACTCGTACTTTCCAAGAT
It includes:
- a CDS encoding InlB B-repeat-containing protein gives rise to the protein MSGTTVDTDGSYVLVVTDSAGNSTTITFIINKPAPNRYSVKYEGNGATGGQEPVDSQSYENGHTVTVSDNSGNLVRTGFTFDGWNTSADGSGVSYLANHTFNINASDVTLYALWKVNSYTLSFQSNGGAVVPTQNISYNVTATAPTAPTKPGYTFGGWFKETALINQWNFTRDVITANMTLYAKWIQNNSSENNGGGSSPTPPQRFIVSFETNGGNGLNNLSVVYDTRLAELPTPTKEGYTFGGWYHDMALTNTWDITKDRVTKDATLYAKWIANTVSVPAANPQSTPEEPKPERPVVAFDDLSGHWAKEMIEELASQGIITGYPDGSFYPNESIKRHHMALIFIRAFEFEPKREAVSFSDVSPSHPYYEAVMSLQQAGIVDGSNGDFQPNHSLTRAQMAKILTLALEIEPGGTRTFQDIPTTHWSYDYVAALAELEIVLGDNNGKFKPDEPVTRAQFAVMMYRALNMSK